The Leishmania donovani BPK282A1 complete genome, chromosome 9 genome includes a region encoding these proteins:
- a CDS encoding ubiquinone biosynthesis protein-like protein, putative → MKNCMMADQRGRSILKHQPVVGDEALEFSRGLAPSTFGFRYAAYMDRNHFLPSGRTAVKHIADPTLAYVMTRYRQCHDFVHIITGCGRSIEEELAVKIFEWKHTGLPLGLLSLLGGAPRLAAAQWAHMRLYWEWASRNAPCSRHGEPAVPMYLNVPWEDMLAKEYDEVVAYTGITPLPQFLEKRQQH, encoded by the coding sequence ATGAAGAACTGCATGATGGCTGACCAGCGGGGCCGCAGCATTTTGAAGCACCAGCCTGTCGTGGGCGATGAGGCGCTCGAGTTCAGCCGCGGCCTCGCACCGTCCACCTTCGGCTTCAGGTATGCCGCCTATATGGACCGTAACCATTTCCTGCCAAGTGGGCGGACGGCGGTGAAGCACATTGCTGATCCGACTTTGGCGTATGTAATGACGCGGTACAGGCAGTGCCACGACTTTGTGCACATCATTACCGGTTGTGGTCGCTCGAtagaggaggagctggcggtgAAGATCTTTGAGTGGAAGCACACGGGCCTGCCTCTTGGGTTGCTCTCGCTGCTGGGTGGAGCACCGCGtctggcagcagcgcagtggGCACACATGCGACTCTATTGGGAGTGGGCCTCTCGCAACGCACCTTGCTCCCGCCACGGTGAGCCCGCCGTGCCCATGTATCTCAATGTGCCGTGGGAGGACATGCTTGCCAAGGAATACGATGAAGTTGTGGCGTACACCGGTATTACACCGCTGCCTCAATTCCTCGagaagcgccagcagcactgA
- a CDS encoding DNA J-binding protein, putative produces the protein MEPDPKKVKLDIFDFPTARETRTPEEVAESYAEAVKSHPFYDNVHSAIDFYDSGTIKDGRGQIIGVVLREALPKYAASMASELLASAAVRTSLRSMMFGGESPLSGIAGYFDYRGSPVELKSRKTSFTYEHEAAWPAVFPVVDYVSELYRHVAPERWKAQNDAIPDVVRIHGTPFSTLTINSRFRTASHTDVGDFDGGYSCIACLDGQFKGLALAFDDFGINVLMQPRDVMIFDSHHFHSNTEVELSFSGEDWKRLTCVFYYRAALGEPASYAEYRRRLEKSKQDTSFTPVVSNVRVKENGTNLNRPSPVYPIFLSPFWVPMVAHCLQHCASEAQCVHDAMTADGSRLAEVMFGEPLSTSDGIPLRGEEEKLKANSDSASRPLSRLGGFSETNLMVSTAVEKKKYLNSEFLSHFISAQLLDMWKQARGKWLELVGREWTHMLALNPERKDFLWKNQSEMNSAFFDLCEVGKQVMLGLLGKEAALPKEEQAFWTMYAVHLNAACAEELNMPHVAMSLRKLNVKLKDFNFGGTRYFKDMPPEEQKRRMERKQRIEEARRHGMSSGAHEKRANWLTNDSFDYQTEDCVVDYAQHKWVPPALHAKEITKNVRSGELPTREGVVRVLVVLPDPQSKVDCVDCKLEVSETVRCSCEWERLMSSPAVHRVLAAAQRNLQLPDSVTHDNIEIRFAFHSRLPTDMCDFVVLQHVLSCIPDDVLASAYIRRSAALCSGCVFVVETDVQCRQYYTLKCSVRCDYDAVAPLFFQQLHRVSYGTKAARVRTKGELESLIPTVCCARYKLQGSPLNTTVHVVAPAPPR, from the coding sequence ATGGAGCCTGACCCAAAGAAGGTCAAACTAGACATCTTTGACTTTCCGACCGCCAGGGAGACACGGACGCCGGAGGAAGTGGCAGAGAGCTACGCGGAAGCCGTCAAGTCACACCCCTTTTACGACAACGTGCACTCTGCGATCGACTTTTACGATAGCGGTACCATCAAAGATGGTCGCGGGCAAATCATTGGTGTTGTGCTGCGAGAAGCCCTACCAAAGTACGCGGCATCCATGGCGTCGGAGCTGCTCGcatccgctgccgtgcgcacCTCGCTTCGGAGCATGATGTTTGGCGGAGAGTCGCCCTTGAGCGGTATTGCTGGCTACTTCGACTACCGGGGCTCACCGGTGGAGCTGAAGTCACGCAAAACGTCCTTCACATATGAACACGAGGCAGCGTGGCCGGCGGTCTTCCCTGTCGTCGATTACGTCAGCGAGCTCTACAGGCATGTCGCGCCGGAGCGGTGGAAAGCACAAAACGACGCCATTCCGGATGTTGTGCGTATTCACGGAACCCCGTTCTCCACGCTTACCATCAACTCCCGCTTCCGCACAGCCTCTCATACCGACGTCGGCGATTTTGACGGTGGCTACAGCTGCATTGCTTGCCTTGACGGGCAGTTCAAAGGGCTGGCCCTTGCTTTCGACGACTTCGGCATTAACGTGCTCATGCAGCCGCGCGATGTGATGATATTCGACTCGCACCACTTCCACTCAAACACGGAGGTGGAGCTGTCGTTCTCAGGGGAGGACTGGAAGCGACTTACCTGCGTATTCTACTACCGGGCCGCCCTCGGTGAGCCAGCAAGCTACGCCGAGTACCGGCGCCGGTTGGAGAAGTCCAAGCAGGACACCAGCTTCACTCCAGTGGTGAGCAACGTGAGGGTGAAGGAGAATGGCACAAACCTGAACCGTCCATCCCCTGTGTACCCTATCTTTCTCTCGCCGTTTTGGGTACCGATGGTGGCGCATTGCCTGCAGCACTGTGCATCGGAGGCACAATGCGTTCACGACGCCATGACGGCGGATGGGAGTCGGCTGGCTGAGGTTATGTTTGGGGAACCGCTGTCAACCTCTGACGGCATCCCACTgcgtggagaggaggagaagctgaaGGCCAACAGTGACAGCGCGTCCAGGCCGCTCTCGCGTCTGGGTGGGTTCAGCGAGACGAATCTTATGGTGTCCACGGCAGTAGAAAAGAAGAAGTACCTCAACAGCGAGTTCCTCTCCCACTTCAtcagcgcgcagctgctggacaTGTGGAAGCAGGCACGCGGCAAGTGGTTGGAGCTGGTAGGCAGGGAATGGACGCACATGCTGGCCCTCAACCCCGAGCGCAAAGACTTTTTGTGGAAGAACCAGTCCGAGATGAACTCGGCTTTTTTCGACCTCTGCGAGGTGGGGAAGCAAGTTATGCTCGGCCTTCTGGGCAAGGAGGCGGCTCTGCCAAAGGAAGAGCAGGCTTTCTGGACCATGTACGCCGTGCACCTGAATGCGGCGTGCGCGGAGGAGCTAAACATGCCGCACGTCGCCATGTCGCTTCGCAAGCTCAACGTGAAGCTGAAGGACTTCAACTTTGGCGGCACGCGATACTTCAAAGACATGCCTCCcgaggagcagaagcgcAGAATGGAGCGCAAGCAGCGCATTGAGGAggcacgccgccacggcaTGTCGTCCGGCGCACACGAAAAGCGAGCGAACTGGCTGACCAACGACTCATTCGACTATCAAACTGAGGACTGCGTGGTTGATTACGCCCAACACAAGTGGGTGCCGCCTGCGCTTCACGCAAAGGAGATAACGAAGAACGTGCGCAGTGGCGAGCTGCCAACTAGGGAAGGAGTGGTGCGAGTGCTCGTTGTGCTGCCCGACCCGCAAAGCAAGGTGGATTGTGTGGACTGCAAGCTGGAGGTGTCGGAGACGGTGAGATGTTCATGCGAGTGGGAGCGTTTGATGAGCAGCCCGGCTGTGCATCGTGTCCtagccgctgcgcagcgcaacCTGCAGCTGCCTGACAGCGTCACGCATGACAATATCGAGATCCGCTTTGCCTTCCATAGCAGGCTGCCTACGGACATGTGCGACTttgtggtgctgcagcatgTCTTGAGCTGCATCCCAGACGACGTGCTGGCCTCGGCGTATATCAGGCGCTCTGCAGCGCTCTGTTCCGGCTGTGTATTTGTGGTGGAGACGGACGTGCAATGCCGACAATACTACACCCTCAAGTGTTCCGTTCGCTGCGACTACGACGCGGTCGCACCATTATTcttccagcagctgcaccgggTGAGTTACGGGACGAAAgcggcacgcgtgcgcaccaaAGGAGAACTGGAGTCTCTTATCCCCACGGTGTGCTGTGCGCGTTACAAGCTGCAAGGCTCGCCGCTGAACACGACCGTTCACGTCGTGGCTCCCGCTCCGCCCCGCTGA
- a CDS encoding cytochrome b5-like, putative produces MTSNYIHLSEVEKHITENDLWFIKDLKVYDITKFVDQHPGGVDTLLSVAGKDGTSDFNAVGHSESAVEELAQYYIGDVHPDDAEKVQQASIKAANNYFGIAVVLALVAICSFFIFRP; encoded by the coding sequence ATGACCTCCAATTACATTCACTTGAGTGAGGTGGAGAAGCACATCACGGAAAATGACCTGTGGTTCATCAAGGATTTAAAGGTGTATGACATCACAAAGTTTGTGGATCAACACCCGGGAGGTGTCGACACGCTTCTCAGCGTTGCGGGCAAGGATGGCACGAGCGACTTCAACGCTGTTGGCCACTCAGAGAGCGCCGTGGAGGAGCTCGCACAGTACTACATCGGTGACGTGCACCCAGACGATGCGGAAAAGGTTCAGCAGGCCTCCATTAAGGCAGCGAACAACTACTTCGGCATCGCGGTGGTACTGGCGCTCGTTGCCATTTGCTCGTTCTTTATCTTTCGTCCTTGA
- a CDS encoding cytochrome b5-like protein, whose amino-acid sequence MSTKCFRFVYIEKHKLDDLWFIVDCHVYNVTSFAEGHPVGPRILLTVAGRDASNGFKSVGDSDSAKEMEKHCIGNFHPDDVWQLKESLQGHNAASPGSSSSLSLSASASAVSFGLCCNTVEETLVERLAKGEPTALACS is encoded by the coding sequence ATGTCTACCAAGTGCTTCCGCTTTGTTTACATTGAGAAGCACAAGTTGGACGATCTGTGGTTCATCGTGGACTGTCACGTGTACAACGTCACGTCGTTTGCCGAGGGGCATCCTGTCGGCCCCAGAATCCTCCTCACAGTCGCCGGCAGAGATGCGTCCAACGGCTTCAAGTCCGTCGGCGACTCTGACTCCGCcaaggagatggagaagcACTGTATCGGCAATTTCCACCCTGATGATGTGTGGCAGCTGAAGGAGTCTTTACAGGGACACAATGCAGCGTCGCCGggatcgtcgtcgtctttaTCCTTATCGGCATCTGCTTCTGCTGTGTCATTCGGACTCTGCTGTAATACAGTGGAGGAAACACTCGTAGAACGTTTAGCGAAAGGAGAGCCAACTGCGTTGGCGTGCAGTTGA